In one Mucilaginibacter sp. PAMB04168 genomic region, the following are encoded:
- a CDS encoding TonB-dependent receptor, with protein sequence MPKSIILFILFITKSSSVLAQNGTIKGQVTAATDGPLSHASVSILNKSTGTRTGINGQYELRNIPPGTYTVIFSSVGYQKQQLVTEVKSNAVVLLNVALIKSESRLSDVIVTGVSRATEVRKNPVPVAVMSKKDMDRHVNNNIIDAVIKGVPGVSAVTTGPNVSKPFIRGLGYNRVLTLYDGIRQEGQQWGDEHGIEIDQYGIARAEVVKGPASLSYGSDALAGVINMIPYLPNFNNNALKGDYTVDYHTNNGLIGTSLGLAYKHNDWRYTIRGTGKWAHNYTNNIDGRVYGTAYRELNLSAMARVDKNWGYTQMAATLFNNKQEIPDGSRDSLTRRFTRQVLDNADDIKNRPIVPDHELKTFRLNPLYQHIQHYRLYSSSQFKLGEGNINLLVGGQQSVRREYNHPTQPQQAGLYVVLNTLNYDVKYNLPQLAGIETSAGVNGMYQTNRSKNATDFPIPDYNLFDIGTFLFAKKTFGRIDISGGIRYDNRSIKWENFFVTNNPQNGFQKRVSGADTIGTYLQFPAFNKRYTGLSGSLGLTYNVSERLLLKANIARGYRAPSITEIGSNGLDPGAHIVYLGNRTFKPEFNVQQDIGVIAYLKDIDLSAELFNNNIYNYIYQARLNDANGEPVVIVPGNSTYQYQQSEARLYGAELTLNLHPEKLKWLCWNNSLAYVEGLNKNTELLARVGNAAKYLPFIPPLHARSEFRINFQKTSKIFQKPYVKLEADAYAAQNHFYALDDTETATPGYTLWNIGCGTGIKNKSGRTLLDVFLQVDNVLDKAYQSNLNRLKYFEYYQASQNGYRGIYNIGRNMSFKVIVPL encoded by the coding sequence TTACACGGTTATATTTTCATCGGTAGGTTACCAAAAGCAGCAGCTTGTAACAGAGGTTAAATCTAATGCTGTTGTACTATTAAATGTGGCCCTTATCAAAAGCGAATCGAGGTTGAGTGATGTTATTGTAACCGGCGTTAGCCGAGCTACCGAGGTGCGCAAAAACCCAGTACCTGTTGCCGTGATGAGCAAAAAAGACATGGACAGGCATGTAAATAATAATATTATTGATGCCGTAATTAAAGGTGTGCCGGGCGTAAGTGCGGTAACCACAGGGCCAAACGTATCCAAACCCTTTATTCGTGGGTTAGGGTATAACCGCGTACTTACTTTGTATGATGGTATACGGCAGGAAGGTCAGCAATGGGGTGATGAACACGGCATTGAGATTGACCAGTACGGCATTGCCAGAGCCGAGGTGGTAAAGGGCCCGGCCAGTTTATCTTATGGCTCTGATGCTTTGGCAGGGGTAATTAACATGATCCCTTACCTGCCCAACTTTAACAACAACGCCTTAAAAGGCGATTACACGGTAGATTACCATACCAACAATGGCCTGATAGGTACATCATTAGGCTTGGCATACAAACACAACGATTGGCGTTATACCATACGCGGAACCGGCAAATGGGCTCATAATTACACCAACAATATTGATGGCCGGGTGTACGGCACAGCCTACCGGGAACTTAATTTATCGGCCATGGCAAGGGTGGACAAGAACTGGGGATATACCCAAATGGCTGCTACGTTGTTTAACAATAAACAGGAAATTCCCGATGGCAGCAGGGATTCCCTCACACGACGTTTTACCAGGCAAGTTCTGGACAACGCCGATGATATTAAAAACCGCCCCATTGTACCCGATCATGAACTGAAGACCTTCCGGCTGAATCCGCTTTACCAGCATATTCAGCATTACAGGCTTTACAGCAGCAGCCAGTTTAAGTTGGGCGAGGGCAATATCAATTTGTTAGTGGGCGGTCAGCAGAGTGTTAGGCGGGAGTACAATCACCCTACACAGCCGCAGCAAGCCGGATTGTACGTAGTTTTAAATACCTTAAATTACGATGTTAAATACAACTTGCCGCAATTGGCTGGTATAGAAACATCGGCAGGTGTGAATGGCATGTATCAAACTAATCGCAGTAAAAACGCTACCGACTTTCCCATTCCAGACTATAATCTTTTCGATATAGGCACTTTCCTCTTTGCCAAGAAAACCTTTGGCCGTATAGATATAAGCGGCGGTATACGTTATGATAACCGCAGCATTAAATGGGAGAATTTTTTTGTAACCAACAACCCGCAAAATGGCTTTCAGAAGCGGGTGAGCGGGGCCGACACTATTGGTACTTACCTGCAATTTCCTGCTTTTAACAAACGCTATACCGGACTTTCGGGTAGTTTAGGCTTAACTTACAACGTAAGCGAGCGCCTATTACTAAAAGCTAATATTGCACGCGGGTACCGGGCACCTAGCATAACCGAAATTGGCTCTAACGGCCTTGATCCGGGTGCACACATTGTTTATCTGGGTAACCGTACTTTTAAGCCCGAATTTAACGTACAGCAGGATATTGGTGTAATTGCTTACCTGAAAGACATTGACTTAAGCGCTGAACTATTTAACAACAACATTTACAACTACATTTACCAGGCCCGGTTAAATGATGCTAACGGTGAGCCCGTGGTGATAGTGCCCGGCAACAGCACCTACCAATACCAGCAGTCGGAGGCCAGATTATATGGGGCAGAGTTGACGCTAAATCTGCATCCGGAAAAATTAAAATGGCTGTGCTGGAACAATAGCCTGGCTTACGTAGAGGGGCTTAATAAAAATACTGAATTACTGGCCCGCGTGGGTAATGCAGCTAAATACCTGCCTTTTATACCGCCATTACATGCACGGTCAGAATTTCGCATCAACTTTCAAAAAACATCTAAAATCTTTCAAAAGCCTTATGTAAAGTTAGAGGCCGATGCTTATGCCGCCCAGAACCATTTTTATGCGCTTGATGATACGGAGACTGCTACCCCGGGTTATACACTATGGAATATTGGCTGCGGTACAGGTATCAAAAATAAAAGCGGCCGAACGCTGTTAGACGTTTTTTTGCAGGTAGACAACGTTTTGGATAAAGCCTACCAATCTAACTTAAACCGGCTAAAATACTTTGAGTATTACCAGGCATCGCAAAATGGGTATAGGGGTATTTATAATATAGGCCGTAATATGAGCTTTAAGGTAATTGTGCCTTTGTAG